Proteins co-encoded in one Sebastes fasciatus isolate fSebFas1 chromosome 11, fSebFas1.pri, whole genome shotgun sequence genomic window:
- the pcmtd1 gene encoding protein-L-isoaspartate O-methyltransferase domain-containing protein 1, producing MGGAVSAGEDNDDLIDNLKEAQYIRTEKVEQAFRAIDRGDYYLDGYRDSAYKDLAWKHGNIHLSAPCIYSEVMEALKLQPGLSFLNLGSGTGYLSTMVGLIIGPFGVNHGVELHKDVVEYAREKLDDFIKNSDSFDKFEFCEPVFVVGNCLEISADSHQYDRIYCGAGVQKDHENYMKVLLKIGGILVMPIEDQLTQITRTGQCTWESKNILAVSFAPLVQQSRADGEKPDAVQLPPVTVRSLQDLSRIYIRRTLRNLANEDSQGKGMVQRVPQKRKRRRCRRRRINTYVFVGNQLIPQMVESEEEEHAEEEHKEVEEEEERDVGDIEILKQVNVLRDQIMALPLPESLKAYLLYYREK from the exons ATGGGGGGAGCCGTGAGCGCTGGGGAGGACAATGACGACCTCATTGATAATCTGAAGGAGGCCCAGTATATTCGCACAGAAAAGGTGGAACAGGCTTTTCGGGCCATAGACCGCGGTGACTACTATCTGGATGGCTACCGGGACAGTGCCTACAAAGACTTGGCGTGGAAGCATGGCAACATCCACCTGTCTGCTCCGTGTATATACTCTGAGGTGATGGAGGCCCTCAAACTGCAGCCAGGACTTTCTTTCCTCAATCTGGGCAGTGGGACTGGCTACCTGAGCACAATGGTTGGCCTTATCATAG ggCCGTTTGGTGTGAACCACGGAGTTGAGCTCCATAAGGACGTGGTTGAATATGCCAGAGAGAAACTGGATGATTTCATAAAGAATAGTGACAGCTTTGATAA GTTTGAGTTCTGTGAACCCGTCTTCGTGGTGGGGAATTGCCTCGAAATCTCAGCAGACAGTCACCAATACGATCGCATCTACTGCGGCGCAGGAGTGCAGAAAGACCATGAAAATTACATGAAAGTACTGCTGAAAATTGGAGGCATTCTGGTGATGCCTATAGAGGATCAA CTGACCCAGATAACCAGGACTGGCCAGTGCACATGGGAGAGCAAAAACATCTTGGCGGTGTCCTTTGCCCCCTTGgtccagcagagcagagctgatGGAGAGAAGCCCGATGCTGTCCAGCTGC CCCCGGTGACCGTCCGCAGCCTTCAGGATCTGTCTCGGATCTACATACGCCGCACGCTGAGGAACCTGGCCAACGAGGACAGTCAGGGGAAAGGGATGGTGCAAAGAGTTCCCCAGAAGCGCAAACGCAGGCGCTGCCGACGGCGACGCATCAACACCTACGTTTTTGTAGGCAACCAGCTGATCCCCCAAATGGTGGaaagcgaggaggaggagcacgCCGAGGAGGAACacaaggaggtggaggaggaggaggaaagagacgTTGGAGACATTGAAATCCTCAAGCAAGTGAACGTGTTGAGAGACCAAATAATGGCTTTACCGCTGCCCGAGTCACTGAAAGCATATTTGCTGTATTACAGAGAGAAATGA